The Nitrososphaerota archaeon DNA segment ATCAGACCGACGATCATAGCGGTTCTGCTTATGGTTGGTAGTATCACCACTGTGGAGACTAGGGCGATGATGGGGATAAGTGTTCTGAGCGTAGAATGCCTACCTCTCTTCTTTATGAAGATTCCTGCGGGGTTTATTATCGTTAGACCTAAGAGATAGCCTAGGTCTGAGATGTAGACGAGCAACTCTATACGGAACATGAATATGAGGAGTAGAGTTAGAATGAATGTGAAAAGAAGCGCAAAGTATGGTGTCCTAAAAGATGAGTGGATGCTTTCGAAGACCCTTGGGATGTGCTCGTCCCTACTCAGAGAATAAAGTGTCCTCGAAGACGCTATGACCGATGCATTAAGAGATCCGAGCGACGCTACTATGGAAGAGAAGACCATTAATAAGCCAAAAAGCGGAGATAGGTTAAACGCTGC contains these protein-coding regions:
- a CDS encoding APC family permease, producing the protein AAFNLSPLFGLLMVFSSIVASLGSLNASVIASSRTLYSLSRDEHIPRVFESIHSSFRTPYFALLFTFILTLLLIFMFRIELLVYISDLGYLLGLTIINPAGIFIKKRGRHSTLRTLIPIIALVSTVVILPTISRTAMIVGLILTAIGCALALVEKTLKAKRRIEGVKR